Part of the Cohnella candidum genome, AGCTGCAAACGATAGACGAGGATCTGGACGCCAAAATGGATAAAATGATCGCCGCTTATGAGGAGTTTCTGTCGAGTATTTGATTGACGCGAAACGAAGAAAAAAGCATTCGAATGTTTTCGAATGCTTCTTTCCCGTATCAAGTCCTAATCCGTTACTTCTTGATTTTAAAGAAATCGAACTTCGCGGGAATATGCCTGCCGCTGACAGGAGAGATGGCAAACAATCCGATCTGTTCATTTCCGTAGGAAGCTTCGAACGGTATCCCGATGGGGTTCCATTGCTCTCCGTCCCCGCTTGCGAAGAAAGAGTAGGTGTTCCTTTCCTTCTTGATTTTCAGATACACATTGTCCCCGATATCGTTCGGCGTCGTGACCCCGAAATAGCGCCCTTCCGATTCCATCGCCGTTTCGAATACTTTGCGATCCGTAAAGACGAATGACAGCTTGATGAAATTATCCGGTCCGTTCCAAACCGTCAGTCCGGCCTGTTCGTACCCTCTTTCGGGAGAGAAATCAAGTTTGGTCGTAAACTCGTAGTCTCCCTTCGGAGCCTGGCGGAGGAAAAAGTTCAACGGTTGATTCCGTCCTTCATAAACGTCGGAATCCTGCGTGGTAATGGTCAGAAATCCTTTGTTCGCCGTTAACGACCAGAAGTCGGGATTTTCCTGTCCCTCGCCGGGGCCAACGATCCAATGCTTGCCCAGAATCGGGTCGTTGAAATTATCCGTCATGGGACCTACTTTGTCTGTTCCAGATATCCCGCTGTCCGTCGGGAAAAGCGTCGGCTTCATTCCGGGGAATACATCGAGACTGTCGTATTCGGCATAGCCCACTTTTTTCGTAAAGCGGACTTTGTTTTCTCCTGCTTGCAAATAGACATTCGCGGTTGCGATCCCCCAATGGTTCCAGCCGGAATTGATCACGTAGAAGTTGGCCGCGTCACCGCCATTCACCTGAAGGGAATCCAGCGCCCAGCCGCCAATGCCTGTCCCCGTGCGGGCTGCCAGAACATAGTAGCCGGCGTTCTCGACGTTAACCGTAAACTCGATATAACTGTCGAGGTTATCTTTGAATCCGACCTTCTTGCCGCCGGATGCGCTTCCTTCATCCACGACCCTCGGGCCATTGGCCAGCACCGCGTCCTCCGCTTCATACCGCACACGTGACGGTTCTCCGGATGGAAGAGGGATCGGAACGTTCGGGGCTGCCGGCGTTCCCAAGTTGGGGGTGTTATCCGGATTCCAGGTAAACGGCTGCGCACGAATATTGCGGCTCCAGCCGGCTCCCTGGTACCGGGCAGTATGATAGATGATCCAGTCTTCGCTCCCGTCCGGGGATTTCACGAAGCTGTTGTGGCCAGGAGCGTAAGCTCCGTTGCCGCTTTGGAAGATCGGCGTATTCTTCTTCGTCCAGGAGGACGGATCCAACAGGTTGCCGGATGCGGAAGCCGTAATCAGGCCCAGACAGTATTTATCCGTCCAGCTTCCGCTCGCCGAGTACACCAGATTCACGGTATCGCCTTTCACGATGACTTCCGGTCCTTCGTTCACTTGGGGATCGGTGTTGGTCTCCCACGGGTAAGTAGGGGTTGAAATGAGCACCCTGTCCGATCCGATCGT contains:
- a CDS encoding family 43 glycosylhydrolase; this encodes MDKSVVKKLLTGMLVLVMALSIYVPQGVAQAQTPPSSDNFYNVLMQDGADPWMMKHTDGWYYFTKTTGGNVTLWRSKTITGVDAGDSKVVWAPPANTPYSQNIWAPEIHFLDHKWYIYFAADDGHNENHRMYVLENDSADPFAGTWTFKGKIADSTDRWAIDGTVLELGGNKYFIWSGWEGTTNVKQNLYIARMTNPWTIGSDRVLISTPTYPWETNTDPQVNEGPEVIVKGDTVNLVYSASGSWTDKYCLGLITASASGNLLDPSSWTKKNTPIFQSGNGAYAPGHNSFVKSPDGSEDWIIYHTARYQGAGWSRNIRAQPFTWNPDNTPNLGTPAAPNVPIPLPSGEPSRVRYEAEDAVLANGPRVVDEGSASGGKKVGFKDNLDSYIEFTVNVENAGYYVLAARTGTGIGGWALDSLQVNGGDAANFYVINSGWNHWGIATANVYLQAGENKVRFTKKVGYAEYDSLDVFPGMKPTLFPTDSGISGTDKVGPMTDNFNDPILGKHWIVGPGEGQENPDFWSLTANKGFLTITTQDSDVYEGRNQPLNFFLRQAPKGDYEFTTKLDFSPERGYEQAGLTVWNGPDNFIKLSFVFTDRKVFETAMESEGRYFGVTTPNDIGDNVYLKIKKERNTYSFFASGDGEQWNPIGIPFEASYGNEQIGLFAISPVSGRHIPAKFDFFKIKK